GCCGGCGCCGAAGTGCATGTCGCGGATGGCCGGCTCGTACTGCCGCTGGCCGACCACGCTGTCACGTCGGATCACCACCAGGTCGTCGTACTGGCGGCCGGCCATGCGCGCCTTCAGCCGCTGCCGCACGTCGGCAGGGATGTCGGCATAGCGGTCGACCGCCGCCACCACGTCGCCCATGAAGGGGTTGTGGCCCGGCCGGTCCCAGCTGCAGCGCGCAAGCGTCTCCTGGGCATGCGCCGGCCCCAGGGCCAGCAGCAGGCCGAAGGCCAGTGCCCACAGGAGGGCGGGGAGACGGGGCGCTTGCATGGGAGGGGATTGTCAACACCTGAAACATCCTGTAGTGCGCAATGCGCCGCTCGCACGAGGGATCCCTACATGCGCCGTCAAGGAAGCCGTGAAATCCGGCACGCCCTGCCGCGGACGGCGTCGCTGCTAAGGTCCGCGCCATGGACATCGACTACTACTTCGCGCCCCATTCCCCCTGGAGCTACCTGGGCCACCAGCGCCTGTGGGACCTGGCCCGCGCACACCGGGCGACGCTGCACGTGCTGCCGGTGGACCTGGGCGGCAAGGTGTTCCCGGTGTCCGGCGGGCTGCCGCTGTCCAAGCGGGCGCCGCAACGCCAGGCCTACCGCCTGGTCGAGCTGCGCCGCTTCAGCGAGTGGCTGGGCCAGCCGCTGAACCCGCAGCCGCGCTTCTTCCCCGTGCAGCCCGACGACGCGGCCCGGCTCATCATCGCCGTCGACCTGCACGACGGCACCGACGCGGCCATGCGCTTCGCCGGCGCGGTGATGCGCGCGGTGTGGGTGCAGGAGCGCAACATCGCCGACGAGGCGACGCTGGCCGCGCTGCTGACCGAGCAGGACCTGCCGGCCCAGCGGCTGGAGCAGTCGCATTCGCAGCAGGTGCATGAGCGCTACGAAGCCGACACCCAGCGGGCCATCGACCTCGGCGTGTTCGGCGCGCCGAGTTACGTGATCGACGGCGAGATCTTCTGGGGCCAGGACCGGCTCGACTTCGTCGAGCGGAAGTTGAGCCCCCGGCCGTAGGCGGCCGCCCCCGCGGGGGCCACCACGACGGACCGGGGGACCCGGATCCGTCGGGGCGCGCTAAGTGGCAGCCCGCCCCTGGTCGCCTGCGGCGACCCGTCCCCATGGGGACGAGTCCTTCATGGCGTGCGCTGCCGGTCGGCCGCCGGGCTCAGCCGGTAGCCGAAGCGGCCCGGCATCTCGGCGAAGGGCAAGACCTGCGGCGCCGGCCAGCGGCCGGCGTCCAGCGCGTCGGACGCGGCCAGCGTGTCCAGCGAGAACAGCAGGCCGAAGCCGACGTCGGTGTGGAGGAACAGCCGGTCGGACTCGTCCAGCCAGCAGCCCTGCACCGTCGCCGGCCGGCCGGTGTGCGACCGCACGGTGCCGTCGGCCGCCAGGCGCCACACCCACGGCGCGGCTTCCAGCTCGACGTAGACCCGCTGCGGTCCGTTCTGGAAGTACCAGGCGCCGTGCTCGTCGGCCTGGTAGTTGCGGCCGATGAAGTCGCACAGCCCCTCGTGCTGCAGGCGGCTGCCCTTGACCCGGGCGAAGGGGCCGGCCGCCTGCGTCGGGTCGTCGCGCAGGTACCAGTCGCCGCGCGCGTCCAGGCCCAGCCAGTCCCAGCAGTGCGGCACCTGGGGCCACTTCTTCAGCGCGGCTTCGACGATCGGGTCCATGGGCGCACTCTACGACCGAGTCGGTGAAACCGCACGGTCGTGGTGCTCCGTGGTGTCAATGGTCGCGCCGCGCGGCCGATATACCGCAGACCCCCAACCCCCATGAAGGATTCGCCGTGATGCATTGGAAGACCACCCTTGCCGCCGTTGTGCTGGCCTGCAACGCCACCGTGGCGACGGCGGAAACGATGGGCGACGGCAAGGCGCTGCTGGGTGCTGCCGTGGCCGAGCTGAAGACCAAGGGCCCCGACGCCGCGATCCAGGAGTTCAACAGCGGCGGCAAGTGGGTCAAGGGCAACATGTACGTCGTCATGGCCGACTTCACCGGCGTGATGCTCGTCCATTCGGCGAACCAGAAGATCGTCGGCAAGAACATGTTCGAGGTGAAGGACGCGACCGGCCGCCTGTTCGTGCAGGAAGCCATCAAGGCCGCCCAGTCGGGTGCCGGCGAGACCGCCATCCCGCTGCGCTGGATGAACCCGACGACCAAGAAGATCGACTCCGGCCACATCATCGTCACCCGGGCTTCGGGCAAGGACGCCTACGTCGGCGCGGTGTACTTCGAGTAAGCCGTCCGCGGCGTCCACCTTCACCTTGGCACCGAGGAGCCGGCCTTGCAATTGTTCGACAACCTTTCGCTGCGGCTGAAGCTGTTGTTGGTGCCCGCGTTCTGCCTGGCCTGTCTGGTCGGCACGGCGGCGCTGGGCCTGTGGGGGCTGTCCCGTCACGGCCAGGCGCTCACGCTGGTCAGCGAGCAGCGCCTGCCCAGCTATGCCTTCACGTCGAAGCTGGAGTCCGACCTGCGCGACCTGAACGGACTGGTCAACCAGTCCCTGGTGTTCGAAGCGCTGGAATACGAGGCCAAGCTCATCCAGGCGATCGACCGCCGGGTCGGCCAGTTGGGCGGTGACATGTCCAAGGCGCTGGAACAGCGCATCGAGCAGACCGGCGCCGGCGACG
The sequence above is a segment of the Aquabacterium sp. J223 genome. Coding sequences within it:
- a CDS encoding cache domain-containing protein, which codes for MHWKTTLAAVVLACNATVATAETMGDGKALLGAAVAELKTKGPDAAIQEFNSGGKWVKGNMYVVMADFTGVMLVHSANQKIVGKNMFEVKDATGRLFVQEAIKAAQSGAGETAIPLRWMNPTTKKIDSGHIIVTRASGKDAYVGAVYFE
- a CDS encoding DUF2946 family protein, whose translation is MDPIVEAALKKWPQVPHCWDWLGLDARGDWYLRDDPTQAAGPFARVKGSRLQHEGLCDFIGRNYQADEHGAWYFQNGPQRVYVELEAAPWVWRLAADGTVRSHTGRPATVQGCWLDESDRLFLHTDVGFGLLFSLDTLAASDALDAGRWPAPQVLPFAEMPGRFGYRLSPAADRQRTP
- a CDS encoding 2-hydroxychromene-2-carboxylate isomerase, with protein sequence MDIDYYFAPHSPWSYLGHQRLWDLARAHRATLHVLPVDLGGKVFPVSGGLPLSKRAPQRQAYRLVELRRFSEWLGQPLNPQPRFFPVQPDDAARLIIAVDLHDGTDAAMRFAGAVMRAVWVQERNIADEATLAALLTEQDLPAQRLEQSHSQQVHERYEADTQRAIDLGVFGAPSYVIDGEIFWGQDRLDFVERKLSPRP